In Humulus lupulus chromosome 7, drHumLupu1.1, whole genome shotgun sequence, the following are encoded in one genomic region:
- the LOC133792258 gene encoding uncharacterized protein LOC133792258 encodes MVVSENAISADLVWEEGRVQHSVYYNSKRLLGAESRYPLMEKLTFFLMVTSQKLKPYFQAHPIKVLINHPLRQVLRKLESLRRLLKCSVELSQFGITYNLRTAIKGQALADFIAECIGNHEKPQGIPVVGPAWKLYVDGSSNENGAGAGLVLVFPEGHRVHSALHFGFNASNNEAQHEALIAGLQVALELKAEGHEIFSDSQLVVNQVLGEYQARGTKMAVYLAKAQEMLHNFRRFTIQHVLREYNSNADALAKLATTKDAELINIVPIDYLDAPSISAPDEVEVIQPQDGWMEPIIKYLVSGELPQDKKAARKVLYQVPWYTIMDSKLYRRGYSFPFLRCVSKQEARLIL; translated from the coding sequence ATGGTTGTCTCAGAGAATGCTATTAGTGCTGATTTGGTGTGGGAGGAAGGCCGTGTTCAGCACTCGGTCTATTACAATAGCaaaagactcctcggagcagagtcTAGGTACCCGCTAATGGAGAAGTTAACTTTTTTCCTCATGGTGACTTCTCAAAAACTAAAACCCTACTTCCAAGCGCATCCAATTAAAGTCCTCATAAACCATCCCCTTAGGCAAGTCCTTCGAAAGCTAGAGTCATTACGAAGACTTTTGAAGTGTTCGGTGGAGTTGAGTCAGTTCGGCATCACCTACAATCTGAGGACTGCTATAAAAGGTCAGGCACTAGCCGATTTCATCGCTGAGTGTATAGGGAATCATGAGAAGCCTCAAGGTATCCCAGTGGTTGGACCAGCCTGGAAGTTGTATGTGGACGGGTCTTCAAATGAGAATGGTGCCGGAGCTGGACTCGTTTTGGTTTTCCCTGAGGGGCACAGAGTGCACAGTGCACTCCATTTTGGGTTCAatgcctctaacaatgaagcgCAACATGAAGCCTTAATCGCTGGACTCCAAGTTGCTCTGGAGCTCAAGGCCGAGGGCCATGAAATTTTTAGCGATTctcaactcgtggtaaaccaagtactcggagagtaccaggctcgagGAACAAAAATGGCAGTGTATCtggcaaaggctcaagaaatgttGCATAACTTCAGAAGATTCACTATTCAGCATGTGCTACGAGAGTATAATTCCAATGCCGACGCCCTGGCTAAGTTGGCCACCACCAAAGACGCTGAGTTGATCAATATAgtccccattgactacttggaTGCTCCGAGCATCTCAGCTCCCGACGAGGTGGAAGttatacaaccccaagatggcTGGATGGAACCaataataaaatatcttgtcTCTGGGGAGCTACCCCAAGATAAGAAGGCAGCTCGAAAGGTGCTCTATCAGGTACCTTGGTACACAATCATGGACAGTAAACTATATCGACGAGGTTATTCTTTTCCTTTTCTCcgatgtgtgtccaagcaagaagccagaCTGATACTCTGA